The Niallia circulans nucleotide sequence GGTGATAAGGCAGCACTTAACAGCAAATGTCGCAAATTAACAAAGAAAATGGTGGTTATGACAGCAATTGGCGGATTGATTAGATACATACTAGCAACGATAAACTGGGCGGAGCCAGAATATACAAATAATGTTAATAATGAAATTTCTGCTAGACTAAGCCCTGCCGTTTTTTGAACAAGACCACATGCAAACCCAATGCTTAAGTATGCGATAAGTGTTGGTATACAAGCTCGTACTCCTTGAAAAAAAGAATCATCTGGTTCACTTCTCGGTGAGACATGAGAATAACTAGTATTAAGTGACATAATAAGCTCCTTTCTAAATAGGTGTTGTTATACTAACTACTATAAAGCATGGAGAATAAAACGGTTCAAAATAATTATTTGAACCGCTTTCCTGTAACTACCCTTAATAATTCTTTATTTTCACGCCAAAGAGCTTCTACTCTTTGCTCCCCAATTTCATTTGTTAATGCCGCAAATATAATATCATGGCCAATATATTCTAGTGCAACTAAAACAAGGGCTGGATCTTGTGTTTTAATGGCCCAACCTTGAGTAGCTGGGGAAAAATTCGCAATAATAACCTCTTCATTATCACGGGCTACAATTGTCAGTCTGCCATTTGTTCGCTCTTCTGCTACTTTAGGAGACATGTAATCATGATGTGTAGTATATCCAAGCGTAGTATCGGGAGCTCCAAATAAAATGGAGGTAACAGAGAGTCCGTCCTTTTCTTTACGTAACACTGTATCCTCTATAGAAGGAATTTGTGGAGCCCAAACGGATAACCAAATTTCATCCTGAGCATGTATGATTAAGCTATTCATTTCCGCAAGGACATTTTCATCACCGCTAATACGATGAATGGTGTCTACCTCTTGTTCGCTTTCGAGTATGGATAAGTTTTTTTCTAAAAAGTCAAATGAATGTTCAAAATTTAATCGCAAGCGAGATATTAAATCTTTTGCTGGCAGTGGAGCATAATTTACAGGGTCAGATGGAACTATATAGACCGCACCTTTATCAAGAAGCTTTCCAAGTACTTCGTAAATCATGGAACGAGGTACACTGGAACGCTTACTTATCTCATAACCTGTCATGGGGGAATGCTTTAGTAAACTGACATATGCTTTACATTCATATTGTGAAAATCCGAGCTTTTGCAATTCCTTGAAAATATCGTCCATCTTAGCACTCCTTCTGATTTAAATTGATTAGTAGTTAGTATAATACTTACTCCATGCTTTTATAGTAGTTAGTTTAATACTTCCTAATTTTAATTTCAAGAATTTTTTTACTTTTTGATAAAGGGGAGGCTAGGGTTGTTAGAAAATAAACGGGGATAGTCAAATAAACATTGGCTTCTTTATTTTTTAAATTTCAACTAAACAACAATAAAGAGCCCAAATGATAAGCAAAATTTATAAGTTTGCTTATCATTTGGGCTTATATAGAAAGAAATAGTTATGGTCAGGTCTTTGCTTAGAAGTTTAAACTATCTGTACTCAAAAAAAGCATACGTCCTCGCTGCAGGAAGAGACTACTCGGGGATTACGAGACAGGCAAGAACATTAGAGGAGGAGAGTGCCAAAGCGGTTTATTGCTTGCCCTATGGAAAGGAAATTCTGGTATCCCTATGCTTTTAAAGAATTTTAAAAGAACGATTAACAACCGTGCTTTAAAAATTACTTTGGAAGCTAGCCTAAAACCACGTTCGAGCATTAGTGGTTTTTTTAAGTTGTTTCCTTAATCTTCACTTCAATCCTTGTCACATATTCATCCACTATATGGGTTTCATGAAAATCAACGATATACGTTTCGAAAAGCTCGCCGTCCATCTCTAATTTATTATCGTTTATGTACTCCTTCAGCTTTACAATATATTGCTCGGTTTTTTTGTAGCTGCCTTTATAACAAATCGCAGCATATTTTCCTTTAGGCAAAATCGTTGTATGGGAATCAGAAGCATTTTCAATAAAATAAAAAACGCGGTGACTGATAGAATTGCCCTCAGTATTGTACAAAAAACTTCCTATCATATGCTGTTCTAAATGAGGCAGGTTGTTTTCATATTTTTTGTAGAGCTCTTTTAACGAAAGGTCAACATGCTCACTGTCAATATCATTGTCAATACTTGCAATTACATACCTGTCTGGGCAATCAATTAGCTCACACTTACCCTCTGCACATGTCACAGTTTGTGTAAATACATCAATTCTTTCCTCGACAATATGCTGCATTTCCTGCAAAGCAGCTAACTCTTGCTCAATAAAGAGTTGCTGCTTTTTCAACAGGTTTAACGTCTTCTCAACAGTGCGTTTTTCCAAATAATCTTTTATCTCCTCTAAAGGAATATTAAACTTTCTTAAATCACGGATGATATTTAATTGCTGTAAATTTTCATCTGTATAAATTCGATAATTATTTTCGCCTCTGCGAGGGACGACTAACTTAATCTCCTCGTAATAGCGTAAAGTATGTGCGCTTATATCATAAAGATTAGCAATTTCGTTAATTTTCCAGTTCATATTTCTGCTCCATTTATTTGTATTAATCTTAAATAACTCGTGCGAAATTAATTTGCCAGACGGGTATCCATTAAAGTTTTATTAAGATGTTCATAACGGTGTCCGCTTAAAATTATTTCGCCTACTTTTTTATAACCTATACTTGAATATAGCTTTTTTGCTTTAGGATTACCAATATCTACGTTAAGACCGATCGTACTGTAACCCGCATTAACTGCTATTTGGTCCATTTCTTTCAGCAAAATCGAACCAATCCCTAATCCTCTGTACTTTTTATGAACGACGATAGAATCTAAATACCACTCTTTTGGAAATGCTTCCTTATCAACAAACAAGGTCTCGGTTTCTGCAAAGCCGTATTTTATTAATACCTTTTGAAACGGTTCATCAATAACAGCCTCATCAATTGCCGGGTACCCAAAGCTGACTCCCGCTATTTCACCATTCTGTTCATATACTATTCCTCTGTTCATACCGTATCGATAAGTTGGGTCTGCCATCGCTTCTTCCACCATTTCTAAAACCTTGTTTTTCGAGATTTTGTTAAGCAGTGACAGCTCCATATCCTCGAATATGACCCATAATAATGCTGCTATTTCTGCTGTGTCTTTTTGTGAAATACTTCTAATCATTAGTATCCAACTTTCTGTTAATTAATTGGTATAAGTATAAACCCTCTAGTCATTCTAAGGTCAATCACTAAATTGTAACTTGAGGTATGTTTAGATTTCGGAAAATTTAGACATTTTATATTGACACTGATATCAATATAATAGAAAATATAGAGATAGATATTAAAGTGCTTCCAAAGAAAATCAGTTTTCTAGAACTTTAGGTACGGAGGATTAAGTAAAGTTAGTTACATATAGGAATATCCAATTAGTGTTTAGTTTTTTAAGGGTAGGCTTGGCAAGAAGATTATTTTTATTCTTCTTTTGCGAAGTTTTTTTGCTGTATTAGAAATTTTTTACCTGCAGGAAGGGGATGGCTCTGTGAAAAACTATTCGATGGGCAAATTAACGTCATTGTTAACACTTTTACATAACAATAGCGGCGAACAGGAAATTAAAGATGAATTAACAAAAAGAGGGTATTGTTATACTGTTGGAAAAGTTGGCGCAATGGATTTATTTAAAGTAATTGCTGCCATTGAAACAACAGCTAAATCGAATAATATTATTGATGGAGACGCATATAGAGAGGTACATGCCCTTTATCACACCATATTAGAAGCACTGCAAGGTGTTGGAAGAGGCAATGTACAATTCGGGGAAATATTACGAACAGTTGGCTTGACGTTCGGAATTGTTAGAGGAGAAATTGAAAAGTACGGCTATAATGGGGAATGGATTTGTGTATGTATTTTCGGGACAATCGGAGCACCGAAAAAAGGATTCGAGCATGATGCATTAGGACTTGGATTTAATCATATATAGTCTTTACTGCATGGTGACTGAAATGTTACAAAAAAAGCGAGGGAAATTGGTTAAATAATGTTTGCGAAATATTCAGACTAAATGTATAATGACTGTAGTTAGCAATTAGACATTTAGGAATTTTAGCGAATGACCATTTGAAATAATTGATTTAATATTAATATTTAGAGCCCATAGTTCTTAGTATATAGGGGGCTGCATGAAGAAGTTTATTTCTTTATGCAGCCCCCTTTTTTATTTGAAAAAAAAAGGGAGGCGGACAACATGAATGTATTTCTTGATGGGAACACATTGACATTTACAGAAATCAAGCTTGTATTAAACAAAAAAGCGACAGTTAAAATTCATGAGGATGCATGGGTGAACGTAAAAAAAAGCAGGGCTGTTGTGGAAAAACTTATTGAGGATAAGAATGTAATTTATGGAGTTAATACAGGCTTTGGCAAGTTTAGTGACACGATAATTTCCACTGATGATTTAGAGCATCTACAAATTAATTTAATCAGAAGCCATGCCTGTGCTGTCGGCAAGCCTTTTTCTGAGGAAGTTAGCAGAGTGATGCTGCTGCTAAGGGCAAATGCACTGGCAAAGGGCTTTTCGGGAATTGAGCCAGAAACGCTTCAATTGCTTGTTGATTGCCTGAATCATGGAATTCACCCTGTTATTCCAAGTCAAGGGTCACTTGGTGCAAGCGGTGACTTGGCGCCGTTAGCACATTTGGCACTTGTGCTAGTTGGCGAAGGAGAAGCAATTTATCAGGGGGAAAAGCTAGAAGCGAAAGAAGCGTTAAGGCGTGCAGGGTTAAAACCAATTAGCTTAAAGGCGAAGGAAGGTCTTGCATTAATTAATGGTACACAAGCGTTAACTTCAGTCGGGGTTTTAGCTTATTTAGAGGCAGAAAAACTGTTCAACATGGCAAATAGAGTAGCTGCGTTAACGTTAGAAGGATTAAGAGGAATTGTCGATGCCTTCTCGCCTGAATCCCATTTAGTTAGACCATATCCAGAACAGCAGGAAGTGGCAGAACGCATCCTTTCTTATGTTGCAGGCAGCAGGCTGACAACAAAACAGGGAGAGCTGCGGGTGCAGGATGCTTATTCGCTTCGCTGTATTCCACAAGTGCATGGGGCGATTTCTCAAACATTAAATTATGTGAAAGAAAAGCTAATCATAGAAATAAATTCGGCGACAGATAATCCATTGATTTTTGCTGATAGCGGTAAAGTTATATCGGGCGGAAATTTCCACGGACAGCCAATCGCCTTTGCAATGGATTTCTTAAGTATTGGTGTTGCAGAAATTGCCAGTATATCTGAAAGACGAATTGAGCGCCTTGTTAATCCACAGTTAAATGATTTACCAGCATTTCTAAGCACAAATCCTGGCCTTGAATCAGGACTTATGATTACCCAATATGTAGCTGCTTCCTTAGTTTCAGAAAACAAAACATTGGCACATCCATCAAGTGTTGATTCCATTCCGTCTTCAGCAAATCAAGAGGATCATGTAAGCATGGGGACAACAGCAGCACGCCATGCCTATGAAATTGTGCAAAATGCCAGAAAAGTAGTTGCGATTGAAGCAATATGCGCAGCACAGGCGGCAGATATAAGAGGGTGTGAGAAACTTGCGCCACAGTCAAAATTGCTTCATGAAAAAATTCGTGCAATCGTTCCTGTCATCATAAGTGATCGTGTTTTTGCTACAGATATTGAAAATTTAGATCAAGCCTTAAAGCAGGAAGACTGGTCTTTTGATACAGGTGTAATAACGCAAGGTAAAGATTAAATCTCATATTCTCTAAATTTACCAATAAATATAATGTTAAAGAATATAGGAGGTAGAAGCATGGAAGGGAAAAACAAAATAATTCGCGCCCCTCGAGGAACTACATTAAATACAAAAGGCTGGGAACAGGAAGCGGTATTAAGAATGTTAATGAACAACTTAGATCCGGCAGTTGCGGAGCATCCTGAAAATCTGGTTGTTTACGGTGGCATCGGGAAGGCTGCCCGAAACTGGACTGCATTCGAGAATATTGTTGCATCCTTAAAATCGCTAGAGGACAACGAAACCTTGTTAGTACAATCAGGCAAACCAGTCGCCATCTTCAAAACGCATGAAGCTGCACCACGTGTCTTGTTAGCCAATTCTAATATTGTGCCAGCGTGGGCGAATTGGGAAACCTTTCACGAACTTGATAAAAAGGGCTTAATGATGTATGGACAAATGACAGCTGGAAGCTGGATTTATATTGGCACACAAGGAATCGTTCAAGGAACATATGAAACATTTGCTGAATGTGCTAACCAGCATTTTAATGGAACATTAAAGGGGACAGTTACTGTAACAGCAGGGCTTGGCGGAATGGGTGGAGCCCAGCCTTTAGCTGTCACGATGGCAGGCGGTGTATTAATTGGCATCGATGTTGACAGGAGCCGCATTGAAAAGCGGATAAAAACACGCTATTGTGATGCTCTTGTAGAAACATTGGATGAAGCAATCGCTAAAGCGGAAGAAGCAAAAAAAGCAGGAAAACCGCTATCCATTGGGGTAGTCGGCAATGCTGCTGAAGTGCTTCCAGCCATGATTAAACGCAGATTTATTCCAGATATCGTAACAGATCAAACGTCTGCCCATGATCCGCTTCATGGCTATTTACCAATTGGGTTTTCTTTAGAGGATGGGGAAAAGTTACGCAAAGAAAACGGAGCTGAATATATAAAAAAATCAAAGGCTAGCATGGCCGTTCATGTTCAAGCAATGCTGGAGATGCAGCAAAAAGGTGCCATCGTTTTTGATTATGGCAATAATATCAGGCAGGTTGCTTTTGATGAAGGCGTGGAAAATGCCTTTGCTTTCCCAGGCTTTGTACCTGCCTTTATTCGCCCCCAGTTTTGTGAAGGAAAGGGACCGTTCCGCTGGGTAGCTTTATCTGGTGATCCAGAAGATATTTATAAAACAGATGAAGTTATCTTAAGAGAGTTTTCTAATAATGAGCACTTATGCAATTGGATTAGGATGGCAAGAGAAAAGATTGAATTCCAAGGACTACCTGCACGGATTTGCTGGTTAGGCTACGGGGAGCGTGCCAAATTTGGAAAAATCATTAATGATATGGTTGCAAGCGGTGAGCTGTCTGCACCAATCGTGATTGGAAGAGATCATTTAGATGCAGGTTCTGTTGCCTCGCCAAATCGTGAAACGGAAGCAATGAAGGATGGCAGTGATGCAGTTGCAGACTGGCCAATCTTAAATGCGTTACTTAATACTGCTGCAGGTGCAAGCTGGGTATCTGTACACCATGGCGGGGGAGTAGGGATGGGTTATTCTCTTCATGCTGGAATGGTTGTAGTCGCAGATGGCACAGATTTAGCAGGGCAGCGGCTTGAAAGAGTACTTACAACAGATCCAGGAATGGGTGTTGTCCGCCATGTAGATGCAGGCTATGAATTAGCAATTGATACAGCGCAGGATAAAGGAATCAATATCCCAAATCTAAAGTAAAAGGTTGAGATAAAATGTCTGAATACCTATACATTAAAAATGCATCCCAAGTTATTACCGTAAGCGGAAGCAGTAATAAACCAAAAATAGGCCAAGAAATGGCTGATATCGGTGTAATAGAAAATGGCAGTGTGCTAATAAAAAAGGACAGAATTGTCTTTGTTGGCGCCAATCAAGTAGTAGAGCAATACGTTAGTAGAATAAGTGAACAAGTTGACGTAATTAACGCAGAGGGAAAGGTAGTAACTCCGGGCTTAATTGATCCACATACACATATCGTTTTTGCTGGAAGTCGTGAAAAGGAATTAGAAATGCGCTTAAAGGGTGCAAAATACATGGATATATTAAAAGCAGGAGGCGGTATTTTAAGTACTACTACCGAAACACGGCAAGCAACTGAACAACAACTAATCAAGGAGACGGTTCCGCGTCTAGACCGCTTCCTGCAATATGGTGTAACAACGATAGAGGCGAAAAGCGGCTATGGGCTGACAACAGAGGATGAGTTGAAGCAGCTCAGGGTTGCCAAAAAACTGAATGAAATTCACCCGATTGATCTAGTCTCAACATTTATGGGAGCACATGCTGTCCCATATGAGTACAAGGAAAACCCTGATGAATTTGTCCAATTAATAATCGAGGAAATGCTTCCGCTTGTTGCGAAGGAAAAGCTAGCAGAGTTTTGTGATGTGTTTTGTGAAGAGGGTGTTTTCACTGTGGAACAGTCCAGGATAATTTTAGCGGAAGGCAAAAAGCTTGGGTTATTGCCAAAGATTCATGCAGATGAAATTGTTCCATTTGGCGGTGCTGAGTTAGCAGCAGAGATAGGGGCTGTTTCTGCAGACCATTTGTTAAGAGCTTCAGAACAAGGGATCCAGGAAATGGCGGAAAAAGGCGTAATTGCCGTGCTTTTACCTGGAACAGCCTTCTTTTTGATGGCAGAGCCTGCTAATGCAAGAAAAATGATCGAAGCTGGTGTTGCTGTTGCCCTGTCAACAGATCGAAATCCAGGCTCTTCACCGACAGAATCATTGCCGTTTATTATGAATCTAGCATGCTTAACAATGAAAATGACACCAGAGGAAGTGTTGGCAGCCTGTACCATTAATGCAGCACATGCTA carries:
- the hutP gene encoding hut operon transcriptional regulator HutP, whose amino-acid sequence is MGKLTSLLTLLHNNSGEQEIKDELTKRGYCYTVGKVGAMDLFKVIAAIETTAKSNNIIDGDAYREVHALYHTILEALQGVGRGNVQFGEILRTVGLTFGIVRGEIEKYGYNGEWICVCIFGTIGAPKKGFEHDALGLGFNHI
- a CDS encoding GNAT family N-acetyltransferase translates to MIRSISQKDTAEIAALLWVIFEDMELSLLNKISKNKVLEMVEEAMADPTYRYGMNRGIVYEQNGEIAGVSFGYPAIDEAVIDEPFQKVLIKYGFAETETLFVDKEAFPKEWYLDSIVVHKKYRGLGIGSILLKEMDQIAVNAGYSTIGLNVDIGNPKAKKLYSSIGYKKVGEIILSGHRYEHLNKTLMDTRLAN
- the hutI gene encoding imidazolonepropionase, translated to MSEYLYIKNASQVITVSGSSNKPKIGQEMADIGVIENGSVLIKKDRIVFVGANQVVEQYVSRISEQVDVINAEGKVVTPGLIDPHTHIVFAGSREKELEMRLKGAKYMDILKAGGGILSTTTETRQATEQQLIKETVPRLDRFLQYGVTTIEAKSGYGLTTEDELKQLRVAKKLNEIHPIDLVSTFMGAHAVPYEYKENPDEFVQLIIEEMLPLVAKEKLAEFCDVFCEEGVFTVEQSRIILAEGKKLGLLPKIHADEIVPFGGAELAAEIGAVSADHLLRASEQGIQEMAEKGVIAVLLPGTAFFLMAEPANARKMIEAGVAVALSTDRNPGSSPTESLPFIMNLACLTMKMTPEEVLAACTINAAHAINRAHEIGSIEVGKKADVILFDARNYQTLQYNYAVNLVDTVVKNGKVVVKGGASIAKREDFHQFSSTESRH
- the hutH gene encoding histidine ammonia-lyase — its product is MNVFLDGNTLTFTEIKLVLNKKATVKIHEDAWVNVKKSRAVVEKLIEDKNVIYGVNTGFGKFSDTIISTDDLEHLQINLIRSHACAVGKPFSEEVSRVMLLLRANALAKGFSGIEPETLQLLVDCLNHGIHPVIPSQGSLGASGDLAPLAHLALVLVGEGEAIYQGEKLEAKEALRRAGLKPISLKAKEGLALINGTQALTSVGVLAYLEAEKLFNMANRVAALTLEGLRGIVDAFSPESHLVRPYPEQQEVAERILSYVAGSRLTTKQGELRVQDAYSLRCIPQVHGAISQTLNYVKEKLIIEINSATDNPLIFADSGKVISGGNFHGQPIAFAMDFLSIGVAEIASISERRIERLVNPQLNDLPAFLSTNPGLESGLMITQYVAASLVSENKTLAHPSSVDSIPSSANQEDHVSMGTTAARHAYEIVQNARKVVAIEAICAAQAADIRGCEKLAPQSKLLHEKIRAIVPVIISDRVFATDIENLDQALKQEDWSFDTGVITQGKD
- a CDS encoding MerR family transcriptional regulator, coding for MNWKINEIANLYDISAHTLRYYEEIKLVVPRRGENNYRIYTDENLQQLNIIRDLRKFNIPLEEIKDYLEKRTVEKTLNLLKKQQLFIEQELAALQEMQHIVEERIDVFTQTVTCAEGKCELIDCPDRYVIASIDNDIDSEHVDLSLKELYKKYENNLPHLEQHMIGSFLYNTEGNSISHRVFYFIENASDSHTTILPKGKYAAICYKGSYKKTEQYIVKLKEYINDNKLEMDGELFETYIVDFHETHIVDEYVTRIEVKIKETT
- a CDS encoding TrmB family transcriptional regulator, whose amino-acid sequence is MDDIFKELQKLGFSQYECKAYVSLLKHSPMTGYEISKRSSVPRSMIYEVLGKLLDKGAVYIVPSDPVNYAPLPAKDLISRLRLNFEHSFDFLEKNLSILESEQEVDTIHRISGDENVLAEMNSLIIHAQDEIWLSVWAPQIPSIEDTVLRKEKDGLSVTSILFGAPDTTLGYTTHHDYMSPKVAEERTNGRLTIVARDNEEVIIANFSPATQGWAIKTQDPALVLVALEYIGHDIIFAALTNEIGEQRVEALWRENKELLRVVTGKRFK
- the hutU gene encoding urocanate hydratase is translated as MEGKNKIIRAPRGTTLNTKGWEQEAVLRMLMNNLDPAVAEHPENLVVYGGIGKAARNWTAFENIVASLKSLEDNETLLVQSGKPVAIFKTHEAAPRVLLANSNIVPAWANWETFHELDKKGLMMYGQMTAGSWIYIGTQGIVQGTYETFAECANQHFNGTLKGTVTVTAGLGGMGGAQPLAVTMAGGVLIGIDVDRSRIEKRIKTRYCDALVETLDEAIAKAEEAKKAGKPLSIGVVGNAAEVLPAMIKRRFIPDIVTDQTSAHDPLHGYLPIGFSLEDGEKLRKENGAEYIKKSKASMAVHVQAMLEMQQKGAIVFDYGNNIRQVAFDEGVENAFAFPGFVPAFIRPQFCEGKGPFRWVALSGDPEDIYKTDEVILREFSNNEHLCNWIRMAREKIEFQGLPARICWLGYGERAKFGKIINDMVASGELSAPIVIGRDHLDAGSVASPNRETEAMKDGSDAVADWPILNALLNTAAGASWVSVHHGGGVGMGYSLHAGMVVVADGTDLAGQRLERVLTTDPGMGVVRHVDAGYELAIDTAQDKGINIPNLK